One part of the Engystomops pustulosus unplaced genomic scaffold, aEngPut4.maternal MAT_SCAFFOLD_1002, whole genome shotgun sequence genome encodes these proteins:
- the LOC140112701 gene encoding capZ-interacting protein-like: GKPSESSEESAPPPSVAKLAGLFSETLNSPRKEVPPQKPTRRKPPCSLPLPKTEATNNGDEKLSPPLSQVPKIKVKSSPLIEKLQANLAFAPASLLPGPSPKSPGLKPMASPWGTPPSTPSSPGVQPHSSNTEESPVSFEQPPEGSHLQSYTKVSVYGLLNIQTMQTWSCAKYGVCILEPDGLNIYISSLATMGQITMTMTLIHLQRQLTTYYVRSFFNQLNWLVIHPNTLRVKTHMAFLGRFY; the protein is encoded by the exons gggaaACCATCAGAAAGCAGCGAAGAGTCAGCGCCTCCACCCTCTGTCGCTAAACTCGCAGGATTATTTAGTGAAACCTTGAACAGTCCTAGGAAAGAG GTTCCCCCACAGAAACCGACCAGAAGAAAACCGCCATGTTCCCTGCCGCTGCCTAAGACTGAGGCCACCAATAATGGGGATGAG AAACTGTCTCCTCCACTGTCACAGGTGCCGAAGATCAAGGTGAAGAGCTCCCCTCTTATCGAGAAACTTCAG GCTAACTTGGCCTTTGCTCCTGCATCACTTCTTCCGGGACCATCTCCAAAGAGCCCGGGACTAAAACCCATGGCCTCCCCTTGGGGCACTCCTCCATCCACCCCCAGCAGCCCCGGGGTGCAGCCACAttccagcaacacagaggaatctCCTGTAAGTTTTGAGCAACCACCAGAGGGCAGTCATCTCCAGAGCTACACTAAGGTAAGTGTCTATGGATTGCTAAATATTCAGACAATGCAGACATGGAGTTGTGCAAAATATGGAGTGTGTATCTTGGAACCTGATGGcttaaatatttacatttcctCACTTGCAACCATGGGACAGATCACAATGACGATGACACTTATACACTTACAACGCCAGCTTACAACTTACTATGTGCGCAGTTTCTTCAATCAATTAAATTGGTTGGTTATACACCCtaacacccttagggtgaagacacacatggcgtttttgggccgtttttactaa